From a region of the Alnus glutinosa chromosome 1, dhAlnGlut1.1, whole genome shotgun sequence genome:
- the LOC133861064 gene encoding uncharacterized protein LOC133861064: MAIKLDMSKAYDRVEWHYLEAVMRKMGLEGSLTGVSISHRGYQLSHLFFADDSLLFCQSTSREWGNICHLLNQYEAALGKKLNVSKTSIFHSRNTTREFRESILSSSGISATNSFEKHLGLPALVGRSKRRTFEGILNRVRKKIDGWKERFLS, from the exons ATGGCGATAAAGTTAGACATGAGCAAAGCTTACGACCGGGTGGAATGGCACTATTTGGAAGCAGTGATGAGGAAAATGGG GTTGGAGGGGAGTCTCACTGGGGTTTCGATTTCTCATAGAGGTTATCAGCTTAGTCATCTCTTCTTCGCTGATGATAGTCTCCTGTTTTGTCAGTCTACCTCACGAGAATGGGGAAATATCTGTCACCTCCTCAACCAGTATGAAGCAGCTTTaggtaaaaaattaaatgtttcaaAAACCTCTATCTTCCATAGCCGAAACACCACACGAGAGTTCAGAGAGTCCATTTTATCTTCTAGTGGCATTTCGGCAACAAACTCTTTTGAGAAGCATCTTGGATTACCTGCTTTGGTTGGTAGATCGAAGAGGAGGACTTTTGAAGGCATACTTAACCGGGTTAGAAAGAAGATAGATGGGTGGAAGGAAAGATTCCTCTCCTAG
- the LOC133861054 gene encoding uncharacterized mitochondrial protein AtMg00310-like has product MSVFKLPKTLCTNLEKVMNMLMWGNTSSSKGLKWMKWSRLGQSKLNGGLGYRDLEVFNLSLLAKQGWRLIQDLNPLVGRIMNDKYFPRGSFLLATLGHNPSFSWRNILKARPVLENGLIWRVGNGEKIRIWGDKWLPNSYDFLVHSPPNGLDNEDKVCSLIDPLTSRWKTNILGEYFDPVEVEMISRLIPGPLL; this is encoded by the coding sequence ATGAGTGTTTTCAAGCTTCCGAAGACCCTTTGTACGAATCTGGAAAAGGTGATGAACATGTTAATGTGGGGTAACACGAGCTCTTCAAAAGGTTTAAAGTGGATGAAATGGTCAAGATTGGGGCAATCCAAGCTTAATGGGGGTCTAGGCTACAGAGACTTGGAAGTTTTTAATCTTTCTCTTCTCGCCAAACAGGGATGGAGGTTAATCCAAGACCTCAATCCCTTGGTTGGCAGAATTATGAATGATAAGTACTTTCCCAGAGGATCCTTTCTCTTAGCAACGTTGGGTCACAATCCCTCTTTTTCTTGGCGCAATATTTTGAAGGCTCGCCCAGTTCTAGAGAATGGATTAATATGGCGTGTAGGGAATGGAGAGAAGATTCGAATATGGGGTGATAAGTGGCTGCCCAACTCTTATGATTTTCTGGTTCATTCTCCCCCTAACGGCTTGGATAATGAGGACAAGGTTTGTTCGCTCATTGATCCACTCACAAGCAGATGGAAGACTAATATCCTTGGCGAATATTTCGACCCCGTGGAGGTGGAAATGATTAGCCGTTTGATTCCCGGTCCTTTGCTGTGA